Proteins from one Deltaproteobacteria bacterium genomic window:
- the xdhA gene encoding xanthine dehydrogenase small subunit produces MEKLTFYLNDRRVEIDDLPPTTTLLGYLREHAGLPGTKEGCAEGDCGACSVALLDPEMSGGPGYRTVCSCLLLLPMVHGRRIYTVEGLAGADGGLHPAQAAIRDGAGSQCGYCTPGFALSLFEATYREDLDSDARRDDQLSGNLCRCTGYRPLHEALARVAGSRPDDRFRERLSEEAEAAAAFSYRAGENQRFFRPVDYDGLYDALDTNPDARIVCGGTDLGLEVTKGGKHHPCLVSVEAIPPFRRIVPIEGGHRIGSTVPLADVEVFAREALPTLARMLRFFGSRQIKHRGTLGGNVCNASPVGDTPPVLLALDATMIARSRHGERRIPAAEFWPAYRTTALQRGEVLAAVEIPRPSPRSLRAAYKVSKRRQLDIATVSACFFVDLDPEERVTEVRLAFGGMAATPARAPRAEGLLRGEPWSYERVAAAAAALDEDFTPIDDVRGSAWYRRTVARNLLLGFFDETRETKVPRLPDRPTATVQVK; encoded by the coding sequence ATGGAGAAGCTGACCTTCTATCTGAACGATCGCCGGGTGGAGATCGACGACCTGCCGCCGACCACCACCCTCCTGGGTTACCTGCGCGAGCACGCCGGGCTGCCGGGCACCAAGGAGGGCTGCGCCGAGGGCGACTGCGGCGCCTGCTCGGTGGCCCTCCTCGATCCCGAGATGAGCGGCGGCCCCGGCTACCGCACCGTCTGCTCCTGCCTGCTGCTGCTGCCGATGGTGCACGGCCGGCGGATCTACACGGTCGAGGGGCTCGCCGGCGCCGACGGCGGGCTGCACCCGGCGCAGGCCGCCATCCGGGACGGGGCCGGCTCCCAGTGCGGCTACTGCACGCCGGGCTTCGCCCTCTCCCTCTTCGAGGCCACCTACCGGGAGGACCTCGACTCGGACGCGCGGCGCGACGATCAGCTCTCGGGCAACCTCTGCCGCTGCACCGGCTACCGCCCCCTGCACGAGGCCCTCGCCCGGGTGGCCGGCAGCCGCCCCGACGATCGCTTCCGCGAGCGCCTCTCCGAGGAGGCCGAGGCGGCCGCCGCGTTCAGCTACCGCGCCGGCGAGAACCAGCGCTTCTTCCGGCCCGTCGACTACGACGGGCTCTACGACGCCCTCGACACCAACCCCGACGCCCGCATCGTCTGCGGCGGCACCGACCTCGGCCTCGAGGTCACCAAGGGCGGGAAGCACCACCCCTGCCTGGTCTCGGTGGAGGCGATCCCGCCCTTCCGGCGCATCGTCCCCATCGAGGGCGGCCACCGCATCGGGTCGACCGTCCCGCTCGCCGACGTCGAGGTCTTCGCGAGGGAGGCGCTGCCCACGCTGGCGCGGATGCTGCGCTTCTTCGGGTCGCGGCAGATCAAGCACCGCGGCACCCTCGGGGGGAACGTCTGCAACGCCTCCCCGGTCGGCGACACGCCGCCGGTGCTCCTGGCCCTCGACGCCACGATGATCGCGCGCTCCCGCCACGGCGAGCGGCGCATCCCGGCCGCCGAGTTCTGGCCGGCCTACCGGACGACCGCCCTGCAGCGCGGGGAGGTCCTCGCCGCGGTGGAGATCCCCCGGCCCTCTCCCCGCAGCCTGCGCGCGGCCTACAAGGTGAGCAAGCGCCGGCAGCTGGACATCGCCACGGTCTCGGCCTGCTTCTTCGTCGACCTCGATCCGGAGGAGCGGGTCACCGAGGTGCGCCTGGCCTTCGGCGGGATGGCGGCGACCCCGGCCCGGGCGCCCCGGGCGGAAGGCCTGCTGCGCGGCGAGCCCTGGAGCTACGAGCGCGTGGCCGCGGCGGCGGCGGCCCTCGACGAGGACTTCACGCCCATCGACGACGTGCGCGGCTCGGCCTGGTACCGCCGGACGGTGGCCCGCAACCTCCTGCTCGGCTTCTTCGACGAGACCCGGGAGACCAAGGTCCCCCGGCTCCCCGATCGGCCCACCGCCACGGTGCAGGTGAAGTGA
- a CDS encoding toxin-antitoxin system YwqK family antitoxin has product MRRSGPGMVVVLTALAGLTLGGCQETCPDDGMLKGEAPPKGTEVWCEIVGSEGENLRHGERKVWWETGKLKLHERYARGKLHGRQLTYHENGKVFRDESFAEGVKHGPSKTFFENGAPWRAGEFAQGKRQGKWVEHALGGAKAHEGEFAADKRTGHWIFYSQTGVPEKEVQYEEGRLHGPWWTWHPVGQKAITGTYVDGKRDGVELHFDKSGNEIERITWKAGKRVGG; this is encoded by the coding sequence ATGAGAAGGTCTGGTCCGGGGATGGTGGTGGTGCTGACGGCCCTCGCGGGTCTCACCCTGGGGGGGTGCCAGGAGACCTGCCCCGACGACGGAATGCTCAAGGGGGAGGCGCCCCCGAAGGGGACCGAGGTCTGGTGCGAGATCGTCGGGAGCGAGGGCGAGAACCTGCGCCACGGGGAGCGCAAGGTCTGGTGGGAGACCGGCAAGCTCAAGCTCCACGAGCGCTACGCGCGCGGGAAGCTCCACGGCCGGCAGCTGACCTACCACGAGAACGGCAAGGTCTTCCGGGACGAGAGCTTCGCGGAGGGGGTCAAGCACGGGCCCTCGAAGACCTTCTTCGAGAACGGCGCGCCCTGGCGGGCCGGTGAGTTCGCGCAGGGCAAGCGGCAGGGCAAGTGGGTCGAGCACGCCCTCGGCGGCGCCAAGGCCCACGAGGGGGAGTTCGCCGCCGACAAGCGCACGGGCCACTGGATCTTCTACTCGCAGACCGGCGTCCCCGAGAAGGAAGTTCAATACGAGGAGGGCCGCCTCCACGGCCCCTGGTGGACGTGGCACCCCGTCGGCCAGAAGGCCATCACCGGCACCTACGTCGACGGGAAGCGCGACGGCGTCGAGCTCCACTTCGACAAGAGCGGCAACGAGATCGAGCGCATCACCTGGAAGGCCGGCAAGCGGGTGGGCGGCTAG
- a CDS encoding bifunctional diguanylate cyclase/phosphodiesterase: MASGKCIEKAGLESVQEHEGLDEGGRLRLRDAIFQHAEHGLVIADAHWNILDANPAFGRMIERPIPEILGADLRSFRTERQAPAFFEKVEATLREEGRWTGEVWMKADDGRIYPAVVTLSAVREEGAVCFYTADFADITKRKGLEEDLAFAHSYDRLTDLPNRGVFQEQLDDAVHRIAGTDDAVAVLFLGIDDFHLVNEAFGYGLGDRVLRIVGERLSETVRREDLVARLGGDEFVVLLRDVQQRGAAAVVAQKISRAVGEAIQLPGQEIFLSTRIGVGLCPDDETHPEALVRCAAAAMTRAKDEGRPWMFYSVDLEHSRQARLKLGSDLHRALERGELAVHYQPIFDAKTSELVACEALLRWFHPTDGPISPVRFIPVAEATGLIRPIGRWVIDTVASQCARWSAAALPPWKIAVNLSATQLGESDLLDYVAQTFDRHGVAPERFEFEVTESVMVEQVDRAISRLTALKELGCSLAIDDFGTGYSSLSYLKTFPADVVKIDRSFVKDIDREEHGDAIAGAVIALAHGLGMKVVGEGVETEGQRRMLADQGCDRLQGFLFGKPGPAQELG, translated from the coding sequence GTGGCATCCGGGAAATGCATCGAGAAAGCAGGGCTGGAGTCCGTTCAGGAGCATGAGGGCCTCGACGAGGGAGGCCGCCTGCGCCTGCGCGACGCGATCTTCCAGCACGCCGAGCACGGCCTGGTGATCGCCGACGCGCACTGGAACATCCTCGACGCCAACCCGGCCTTCGGGCGGATGATCGAGCGGCCCATCCCGGAGATCCTCGGCGCCGACCTGCGCTCCTTCCGCACCGAGCGCCAGGCGCCCGCCTTCTTCGAGAAGGTCGAGGCCACCCTGAGGGAGGAGGGCCGCTGGACCGGCGAGGTCTGGATGAAGGCCGACGACGGCCGGATCTATCCGGCGGTGGTGACCCTCTCGGCGGTGCGGGAGGAGGGCGCGGTCTGCTTCTACACGGCCGACTTCGCCGACATCACCAAGCGCAAGGGCCTCGAGGAGGACCTGGCCTTCGCCCACTCCTACGATCGCCTCACCGACCTGCCCAACCGGGGCGTCTTCCAGGAGCAGCTCGACGACGCCGTGCACCGCATCGCCGGCACCGACGACGCGGTGGCGGTGCTCTTCCTGGGCATCGACGACTTCCACCTCGTCAACGAGGCCTTCGGCTACGGGCTGGGGGACCGGGTGCTGCGGATCGTGGGCGAGCGGCTCTCGGAGACGGTGCGCCGCGAGGATCTGGTCGCCCGCCTCGGCGGCGACGAGTTCGTGGTGCTCCTGCGGGACGTCCAGCAGCGCGGCGCCGCGGCGGTGGTGGCCCAGAAGATCTCCCGGGCGGTGGGAGAGGCGATCCAGCTCCCCGGGCAGGAGATCTTCCTCTCCACCCGCATCGGCGTGGGCCTCTGCCCCGACGACGAGACCCACCCCGAGGCGCTGGTGCGCTGCGCCGCCGCGGCGATGACCCGGGCCAAGGACGAGGGCCGCCCCTGGATGTTCTACAGCGTGGATCTCGAGCACAGCCGCCAGGCGCGCCTGAAGCTGGGCTCGGATCTGCACCGGGCGCTGGAGCGGGGCGAGCTCGCCGTCCACTACCAGCCGATCTTCGACGCGAAGACCAGCGAGCTGGTCGCCTGCGAGGCCCTCCTGCGCTGGTTCCACCCCACCGATGGCCCCATCTCTCCGGTCCGCTTCATCCCCGTCGCCGAGGCCACGGGCCTGATCCGGCCGATCGGGCGCTGGGTGATCGACACCGTCGCGAGCCAGTGCGCGCGCTGGAGCGCCGCGGCGCTGCCGCCCTGGAAGATCGCCGTGAACCTCTCGGCGACCCAGCTGGGCGAGTCCGATCTCCTCGACTACGTCGCCCAGACCTTCGACCGGCACGGGGTCGCGCCCGAGCGCTTCGAGTTCGAGGTGACCGAGAGCGTGATGGTCGAGCAGGTGGACCGGGCGATCTCCCGGCTGACGGCGCTCAAGGAGCTGGGCTGCTCGCTGGCCATCGACGACTTCGGCACCGGCTACTCCTCGCTCTCCTACCTGAAGACCTTCCCCGCCGACGTGGTGAAGATCGATCGCTCCTTCGTGAAGGACATCGACCGGGAGGAGCACGGCGACGCCATCGCCGGCGCGGTCATCGCCCTGGCCCACGGCCTGGGCATGAAGGTGGTGGGCGAGGGGGTCGAGACCGAGGGGCAGCGCCGGATGCTGGCGGACCAGGGCTGCGATCGCCTGCAGGGCTTCCTCTTCGGCAAGCCCGGCCCGGCCCAGGAGCTGGGCTAG
- the pbpC gene encoding penicillin-binding protein 1C encodes MAASTRRGLLGWGIYLSLALGAVVLAAHLVPLPPRLSLPSSQVITYRDGQPAHVFLSPDEKVRIAVPLEEVDPGYLTALLRLEDKRFFTHGGVDPLAVARAVWVNLRAGRVVSGGSTLTMQLVRLAEPRPRTLRSKMVEALRAVQLELLLEKREILERYLQLVPYGGNVEGLEAASWAYFGHAARRLSAEEIALLLAVPQDPNDRHPSERNARRLKAARDEIAERLAHLGALPDGEGEPRPVAQRLEELRAVPVPTHLTPFAREAPHAAYYLRQRHPDRARLISTLDRGAQRLAEDVLQAAQAELAPAGIRHGAIVVIDHRSGEVRALVGGTRFGSGAAGDQIPAFDAPRSPGSALKPFIYAMALDGGLALPEHLVSDIPVDYRGYTPRNYDGAFTGLTRMEDALSRSLNVPFVNLLKEVKVERFVGTLRQLGARHLVDHPGHYGLSAAIGAVEVTPLELAGFYAMLAHDGEGRVPRLVVDEARPLQALSLRVLSPGAAYLTRRALARRDRPDFPGRRRVSLPRDVHWKTGTSYGHRDAWAAGSGPELTAAVWLGNLDNTPSVALVGAEAAGPLLFDVLEGLARRGVPTPREAPPADLAKIEVCTYSGHLPGPACEHTTEVLGLSRSVPTTPCPYHVAVDVEVKSGLQVRPGCREGREYVTRAYLRWPASVRRFLSRAQRVLPEPPALAPGCGEAPAEKPPAILSPPAGMTALLRPDLPLDAQEIPLEAESPAGDGLLSWFVNGDFLGQAPAREPVWWQPRAGRHEILVEDGQGQSATRTLEVRLLQ; translated from the coding sequence ATGGCGGCCAGCACCCGGCGCGGGCTCCTGGGGTGGGGGATCTATCTCTCCCTCGCCCTCGGGGCCGTGGTGCTCGCCGCCCACCTCGTGCCCCTGCCGCCGCGCCTCTCCCTGCCCTCCTCTCAGGTCATCACCTACCGCGACGGCCAGCCCGCCCACGTCTTCCTCTCGCCCGACGAGAAGGTCCGGATCGCGGTCCCCCTCGAGGAGGTGGACCCCGGCTACCTGACGGCGCTGCTGCGCCTGGAGGACAAGCGCTTCTTCACCCACGGGGGCGTCGATCCCCTCGCCGTCGCCCGGGCGGTGTGGGTGAACCTGCGGGCCGGGCGGGTCGTCTCCGGCGGCAGCACCCTGACCATGCAGCTGGTGCGGCTGGCCGAGCCGCGGCCCCGCACCCTGCGCTCGAAGATGGTGGAGGCCCTGCGGGCGGTGCAGCTCGAGCTCTTGCTGGAGAAGCGGGAGATCCTCGAGCGCTACCTGCAGCTGGTGCCCTACGGCGGAAACGTCGAGGGGCTGGAGGCCGCCTCCTGGGCCTACTTCGGGCACGCCGCCCGGCGGCTCTCGGCCGAGGAGATCGCGCTCTTGCTCGCGGTGCCCCAGGACCCCAACGACCGCCACCCCAGCGAGCGCAACGCGAGAAGGCTGAAGGCGGCGCGGGACGAGATCGCCGAGCGCCTCGCGCACCTGGGTGCGCTGCCCGACGGGGAGGGCGAGCCCCGGCCGGTGGCGCAGCGCCTCGAGGAGCTGCGGGCGGTGCCGGTGCCCACCCACCTGACCCCCTTCGCCCGGGAGGCGCCCCACGCCGCCTACTACCTGCGCCAGCGTCACCCCGATCGCGCGCGGCTCATCAGCACCCTCGACCGGGGCGCCCAGCGCCTCGCCGAGGACGTGCTGCAGGCGGCGCAGGCCGAGCTGGCCCCGGCGGGGATCCGCCACGGCGCGATCGTGGTGATCGATCACCGCAGCGGTGAGGTGCGGGCCCTGGTCGGCGGCACCCGCTTCGGCAGCGGCGCCGCCGGGGATCAGATCCCCGCCTTCGACGCGCCCCGCTCCCCGGGCTCGGCCCTCAAGCCCTTCATCTACGCCATGGCCCTCGACGGCGGGCTGGCCCTGCCCGAGCACCTCGTCTCGGACATCCCGGTGGACTACCGGGGCTACACGCCGCGCAACTACGACGGCGCCTTCACCGGCCTCACCCGTATGGAGGACGCCCTCTCCCGCTCGCTCAACGTGCCCTTCGTGAACCTCCTCAAGGAGGTGAAGGTCGAGCGCTTCGTGGGGACGCTGCGGCAGCTGGGGGCGCGGCACCTCGTCGATCACCCCGGCCACTACGGGCTCTCGGCCGCCATCGGCGCGGTGGAGGTCACGCCCCTGGAGCTGGCCGGCTTCTACGCCATGCTGGCCCACGATGGAGAGGGGAGGGTGCCGCGCCTGGTGGTGGACGAGGCGAGGCCCCTGCAGGCCCTCTCCTTGCGCGTCCTCTCCCCCGGGGCGGCCTACCTGACCCGCCGGGCCCTGGCGCGCCGGGACCGGCCCGACTTCCCGGGGAGGCGCCGGGTGAGCCTGCCCCGGGACGTCCACTGGAAGACCGGGACCAGCTACGGCCACCGGGACGCCTGGGCGGCCGGCAGCGGGCCCGAGCTCACCGCCGCGGTCTGGCTGGGCAACCTCGACAACACCCCGAGCGTCGCGCTGGTGGGCGCCGAGGCCGCCGGGCCCCTCCTCTTCGACGTCCTCGAGGGGCTCGCCCGCCGGGGCGTGCCCACCCCGCGCGAGGCCCCGCCCGCCGACCTCGCGAAGATCGAGGTCTGCACCTACTCGGGCCACCTGCCGGGCCCGGCCTGCGAGCACACCACCGAGGTCCTGGGCCTCTCGCGCTCCGTCCCCACCACCCCCTGCCCCTACCACGTCGCCGTGGACGTGGAGGTGAAGAGCGGCCTGCAGGTGCGGCCGGGCTGCCGGGAGGGGAGGGAGTACGTCACCCGCGCCTACCTGCGCTGGCCGGCCAGCGTGCGGCGCTTCCTCTCCCGCGCCCAGCGGGTCCTGCCCGAGCCCCCGGCCCTGGCGCCGGGCTGCGGCGAGGCGCCGGCCGAGAAGCCCCCGGCGATCCTCTCGCCCCCCGCGGGGATGACGGCGCTCCTGCGCCCGGATCTCCCCCTCGACGCCCAGGAGATCCCCCTGGAGGCCGAGAGCCCGGCGGGCGACGGCCTCCTCTCCTGGTTCGTGAACGGCGACTTCCTGGGCCAGGCTCCCGCCCGGGAGCCGGTCTGGTGGCAGCCCCGGGCCGGGCGCCACGAGATCCTGGTCGAGGACGGCCAGGGGCAGAGCGCCACCCGGACCCTCGAGGTCCGGCTGCTGCAGTAG